Proteins encoded in a region of the Isosphaeraceae bacterium EP7 genome:
- a CDS encoding lipid-binding SYLF domain-containing protein: MTTHAAPRPRTIPAATIALALLALATAAADARAQRPGRNGRNEMAIVEMANGAFQDVATNFNSEQAVPQVLLQQAEGILIIPNMIKAGFVIGGKHGRGVLLVRTAKGTWSNPVFVTLSGGSVGLQIGAQSSELLLVFRNRAAVQRVLSGRDKLTLGGNVGVAAGPVGKQLGAGTDPRFRAEILSYARSRGLFAGASVDGSVLAVDWAANNVYYNLPGVRPAEIVGGAEISVPPSGTKLKALLDLHAPPLKVEEVIVDGPAEVIVPPGTVIKPADEPPTIIESTVADEPATTPGASFKATDPDSTATPAKPKARAKPAAGRSNPDDIPLPDLAPPN; this comes from the coding sequence ATGACGACGCACGCAGCGCCCCGGCCCCGGACGATCCCGGCGGCCACCATCGCACTCGCCCTGCTGGCCCTGGCCACCGCGGCCGCCGACGCCAGGGCCCAGCGCCCGGGGCGCAATGGCCGCAACGAGATGGCCATCGTCGAGATGGCCAACGGCGCCTTCCAGGACGTCGCCACCAACTTCAACTCCGAGCAGGCCGTCCCCCAGGTCCTGCTCCAGCAGGCCGAGGGGATCCTCATCATCCCCAACATGATCAAGGCCGGCTTCGTCATCGGCGGCAAGCACGGCCGCGGCGTGCTGCTGGTGCGCACCGCCAAGGGGACCTGGAGCAACCCCGTCTTCGTCACCCTCTCCGGCGGCAGCGTCGGGCTCCAGATCGGGGCCCAGAGCAGCGAGCTGCTGCTGGTCTTCCGCAACAGGGCGGCCGTCCAGCGCGTCCTCAGCGGCCGAGACAAGCTGACCCTGGGCGGCAACGTGGGCGTGGCCGCCGGCCCGGTGGGCAAGCAGCTGGGGGCCGGGACCGACCCGAGGTTCCGCGCCGAGATCCTCTCCTACGCGCGCAGCCGAGGGCTCTTCGCCGGCGCCTCCGTCGACGGCTCGGTGCTGGCCGTCGACTGGGCCGCCAACAACGTCTATTACAATCTGCCCGGCGTCAGGCCCGCCGAGATCGTCGGCGGCGCCGAGATCTCGGTCCCGCCGTCGGGCACCAAGCTCAAGGCCCTGCTCGACCTGCACGCCCCGCCGCTGAAGGTCGAGGAGGTGATCGTCGACGGGCCCGCCGAGGTCATCGTGCCCCCGGGCACCGTGATCAAGCCGGCGGACGAGCCCCCGACTATCATCGAGTCGACCGTCGCCGACGAGCCGGCTACCACCCCGGGGGCCAGCTTCAAGGCCACCGACCCCGACTCCACCGCCACCCCCGCGAAGCCGAAGGCCAGGGCCAAGCCGGCCGCCGGCCGGTCCAACCCCGACGACATCCCCCTGCCGGACCTCGCCCCGCCCAACTGA
- the glgC gene encoding glucose-1-phosphate adenylyltransferase — MHRDVMAIVLAGGKGTRLEPLTRDRAKPAVPFGGIYRIIDFALSNCINADIRKILVLTQYKAVSLSRHIDQGWRFLTRELDEYIEVIPPQQRIAEHWYQGTADAIYQNVYTIEKAAPRDTLILGGDHIYKMNYAEMIAFHRENRADLTIACLPVPVSQAREFGVMSVDASGRVTGFLEKPENPRPMPGTTDQVLASMGIYVFATDVMYEQLFQDAAKKESSQHDFGKDIIPGMLENSRVFAYPFRDANRKVAAYWRDVGTLDAYFQANMDLISVDPILNLYDRVWPIHTHQPAYPPPKFVHTEGDRRGAAYNSIVCQGAIVSGGQVFRSILSPGVRVNSFALIEDSILFDGVEVGRHARVRRAILDKDVRVPPGFDIGWNRELDLARGLTVTEEGITVVAKSEDLERFTPQGD; from the coding sequence GTGCATCGCGACGTGATGGCGATCGTCCTGGCGGGGGGAAAAGGGACCCGGCTCGAGCCCCTGACGCGCGACCGGGCCAAGCCCGCCGTGCCGTTCGGCGGCATCTACCGGATCATCGACTTCGCCCTGTCCAACTGCATCAACGCCGACATCCGCAAGATCCTGGTCCTCACCCAGTACAAGGCCGTCAGCCTCAGCCGGCACATCGACCAGGGCTGGCGGTTCCTCACCCGCGAGCTTGACGAGTACATCGAAGTCATCCCCCCCCAGCAACGCATCGCCGAGCACTGGTATCAGGGGACCGCCGACGCCATCTACCAGAACGTCTACACCATCGAGAAGGCCGCTCCGCGCGACACCCTGATCCTCGGCGGCGACCACATCTACAAGATGAACTACGCCGAGATGATCGCGTTCCACCGCGAGAACAGGGCCGACCTCACCATCGCCTGCCTGCCCGTGCCCGTGTCCCAGGCCAGGGAGTTCGGCGTCATGAGCGTCGACGCCTCGGGGCGCGTCACCGGGTTCCTGGAGAAGCCCGAGAACCCCAGGCCCATGCCCGGCACCACCGACCAGGTGCTCGCATCGATGGGTATTTATGTCTTTGCCACCGACGTGATGTACGAGCAGCTCTTCCAGGACGCCGCCAAGAAGGAGAGCAGCCAGCACGACTTCGGCAAGGACATCATCCCCGGCATGCTCGAGAACAGCCGCGTCTTCGCCTACCCGTTCCGCGACGCCAACCGCAAGGTCGCCGCCTACTGGCGCGACGTCGGCACCCTGGACGCCTACTTCCAGGCCAACATGGACCTCATCTCCGTCGACCCGATCCTGAACCTCTACGACCGCGTCTGGCCCATCCACACCCATCAGCCGGCCTATCCGCCGCCCAAGTTCGTGCACACCGAGGGCGACCGCCGGGGCGCCGCGTACAACTCGATCGTCTGCCAGGGGGCCATCGTCTCCGGCGGCCAGGTCTTCCGCAGCATCCTCTCGCCGGGCGTCCGGGTGAACAGCTTCGCCCTGATCGAGGACTCGATCCTCTTCGACGGCGTCGAGGTCGGCCGCCACGCCAGGGTCAGGCGCGCCATCCTCGACAAGGACGTCCGCGTCCCACCCGGCTTCGACATCGGCTGGAACCGCGAGCTCGACCTGGCACGCGGCCTGACCGTCACCGAAGAGGGGATCACCGTCGTGGCCAAGAGCGAGGACCTCGAACGCTTCACCCCCCAGGGAGACTGA
- a CDS encoding tetratricopeptide repeat protein → MKAPMKWLLVAFLTLSGVSSSRAQEAGVGKRVFLQLGTVLRESSKVVDDEGRDVGVVESRDGQDASLVYRVEKTDGEWLWLQDEKSEVRGWVQSRFAIPYDHAIDFYTNQIGVAPSAALYHSRGMIWAEKGDHDKAISDFGETIRLAPKYPQAYLDRGLAWVAKRDYDKAISDYGEAIRLDPKDAWGHYNRGLAWSEKEGYDKAISDFGEAIRLDPRHAWAHLDRGNAWYTKQDYEKAISDFDEVIRLVPKKALGYYNRGLVWHSKQDYEKAISDYNEAIRLDPKDARGYYSRGLAWSAKRDFDKAISDYGEAIRLDPKDARGYYTRGLAWSEKEEYDKAISDFDESMRLDPKDARGYYSRGLAWHSKQDYEKAISDYSESIRLDPKLALGYHNRGLVWHEQRDLDKALSDFDESIRLDPKDARAYADRGSAWSEKGDLDKAISDFDESIRLDPKDARAYLERGLAWSAKKDIDRAISDYGESIRLDPKDAWGYRNRGYCWHLKEDYEKAIADYDESIHLEPKSVSTYLNRGGAWHAKQDLDKAISDFGEAIRLDPKDARGYFSRGLTWHSKQDYDKAISDYDDSIRLEPKDARVYHNRGLAWHNKLDYEKAISDYDESIRLDPKDARFYYDRGLAWHSKQDYDKAISDYDDSIRLEPKDMRCYYNRGLAWIAKRDYEKAISDFGEAIRIDPKNSLAYNRRAWIWATCPDARFRDGKRAVESATRACEIGEWKVADELDTLAAAHAEVGEFDKAVEIQQKAILLLDGTDPTQWMERIELYREKKPYRSDD, encoded by the coding sequence ATGAAGGCTCCTATGAAGTGGCTCCTCGTCGCCTTTCTGACGCTGTCCGGCGTGTCGTCCTCCCGGGCGCAAGAGGCCGGGGTCGGCAAGCGAGTCTTCCTCCAACTCGGGACCGTCCTCAGGGAGAGCAGCAAGGTCGTCGATGACGAGGGGCGTGACGTCGGCGTGGTCGAGTCGAGAGACGGCCAGGATGCCTCTCTCGTCTATCGGGTTGAAAAGACGGACGGCGAGTGGCTCTGGCTCCAGGATGAAAAAAGCGAGGTCCGCGGCTGGGTACAAAGCCGGTTCGCGATCCCCTACGACCACGCCATCGACTTCTACACCAACCAGATCGGGGTTGCCCCGAGTGCCGCCCTCTATCATTCCAGAGGCATGATCTGGGCCGAGAAGGGAGACCACGACAAGGCGATCTCCGACTTCGGCGAGACAATCCGCCTTGCCCCGAAGTATCCGCAGGCCTATCTCGACCGGGGTCTCGCCTGGGTCGCGAAGCGGGACTACGACAAGGCGATCTCCGACTACGGCGAGGCGATCCGCCTCGACCCGAAGGATGCGTGGGGTCACTACAACCGGGGATTGGCCTGGTCCGAGAAAGAAGGGTACGACAAGGCGATCTCCGACTTCGGCGAGGCAATCCGCCTCGACCCGAGGCATGCGTGGGCCCATCTCGACCGGGGTAACGCTTGGTACACCAAACAGGACTACGAGAAGGCGATCTCCGATTTCGACGAGGTGATCCGCCTCGTCCCGAAGAAGGCGCTGGGTTACTACAACCGTGGCTTGGTCTGGCATAGCAAGCAGGATTACGAGAAGGCGATTTCAGACTACAACGAGGCGATCCGCCTCGACCCGAAGGATGCGCGGGGTTACTACAGCCGAGGCTTGGCCTGGTCCGCCAAGCGGGACTTCGACAAGGCGATCTCCGATTACGGCGAGGCAATCCGCCTCGACCCGAAGGATGCGCGGGGTTACTACACCCGGGGATTAGCCTGGTCCGAGAAGGAGGAGTACGACAAGGCGATCTCCGACTTCGACGAGTCGATGCGCCTCGACCCGAAGGATGCGCGGGGTTACTACAGCCGAGGCTTGGCCTGGCATAGCAAGCAGGATTACGAGAAGGCGATCTCCGACTACAGCGAGTCGATCCGCCTCGACCCGAAGTTGGCGCTGGGTTACCACAACCGTGGCTTGGTCTGGCATGAACAGCGGGACCTTGACAAGGCGCTCTCCGACTTCGACGAGTCGATCCGCCTCGACCCGAAGGATGCGCGGGCTTATGCCGACCGCGGTAGCGCCTGGTCAGAGAAGGGGGACCTTGACAAGGCGATCTCCGACTTCGACGAATCGATCAGGCTCGATCCGAAGGATGCGCGGGCCTATCTCGAGCGTGGCTTGGCCTGGTCCGCCAAGAAGGACATCGACCGGGCGATCTCCGACTACGGGGAATCGATCAGGCTCGACCCGAAGGATGCCTGGGGCTACCGCAATCGTGGATACTGCTGGCACCTCAAGGAGGACTACGAGAAGGCGATTGCCGATTATGACGAGTCGATTCACCTCGAGCCGAAGAGTGTCTCGACCTATCTCAACCGGGGAGGCGCCTGGCACGCCAAACAGGACCTTGACAAGGCGATCTCCGACTTCGGCGAGGCAATCCGCCTCGACCCGAAGGATGCGCGGGGTTACTTCAGCCGTGGCTTGACCTGGCATAGCAAGCAGGATTACGACAAGGCCATCTCCGACTACGACGATTCGATCCGCCTTGAGCCGAAGGATGCGCGGGTTTACCACAACCGTGGCTTGGCCTGGCATAACAAGCTGGACTACGAGAAGGCGATCTCCGACTACGACGAGTCGATCCGCCTCGACCCGAAGGATGCGCGGTTTTACTACGACCGTGGGTTGGCCTGGCATAGCAAGCAGGATTACGACAAGGCCATCTCCGACTACGACGATTCGATCCGGCTTGAGCCGAAGGATATGCGGTGTTATTACAACCGGGGATTGGCCTGGATCGCCAAGCGGGATTACGAGAAGGCGATCTCCGACTTCGGCGAGGCGATCCGCATCGACCCGAAAAATTCGTTGGCCTACAATCGCCGGGCATGGATATGGGCGACATGCCCAGATGCCAGGTTCCGAGACGGGAAGCGGGCCGTCGAGTCGGCCACCCGTGCTTGTGAGATCGGCGAATGGAAGGTTGCGGATGAGCTCGATACTCTGGCCGCGGCCCATGCCGAAGTGGGCGAGTTCGACAAGGCCGTGGAGATTCAGCAGAAGGCGATCTTGCTCCTGGACGGAACTGATCCGACGCAATGGATGGAACGAATTGAGCTCTATCGGGAGAAGAAGCCTTATCGGTCCGACGATTAG
- a CDS encoding SRPBCC family protein, whose product MTTFSTKRALHATPSAVFAAFQDPDRLARWWGPDGFTNTFETFEFRPGGRWVFSMHGPDGKTYPNESLFVSIVPDGEIVIRHVSLPQFQLTVTLHDDPAGTLVAWEQAFDDDSVANAIRHIIEPANEQNLDRLTAEVQ is encoded by the coding sequence ATGACAACGTTCTCGACAAAGCGAGCGTTACACGCCACCCCGAGCGCCGTCTTTGCCGCGTTCCAGGACCCCGATCGACTCGCCCGATGGTGGGGCCCCGATGGTTTCACAAACACATTCGAGACCTTCGAGTTCAGGCCGGGCGGCCGGTGGGTCTTCTCCATGCACGGGCCCGATGGGAAGACCTATCCCAATGAATCCCTGTTCGTCTCGATCGTCCCGGACGGCGAAATCGTCATCCGCCACGTCTCGCTGCCCCAGTTTCAACTCACGGTCACCCTGCATGACGACCCCGCCGGCACGCTCGTGGCGTGGGAGCAGGCATTCGACGACGATTCCGTGGCGAATGCGATCCGCCACATCATCGAACCCGCGAACGAGCAGAACCTCGACCGGCTGACTGCCGAAGTCCAATAG
- a CDS encoding DUF1559 domain-containing protein, giving the protein MQILKLRSPGRRVRGFTLIELLVVISIIAVLIALLLPAVQSAREAARRMQCTNNLKQIGLAMHNYHSSQDAFPIGRTGLGFSYPNCPNANRRTWAFSILPYLEQANVFQTINFTLNFYEWENATVMRVRIGAFNCPSDPGATITLSASTPQTIRSNGNYMVNWGNTNWYQDMVVSGVATNPFSTPEQPLLVQYQAAPFTANKANGISSMVDGTSNTVMMSEVICCQPKGDLNSDTDHRGDIWNDDQNCSAFNTFTAPNSLIPDYVPGYCVGKDLKPSNPHCLNKDPGYTAARSYHPGGVSTLLCDGSVRFIKSTISLQTWRAIGSMSGGETVSSDSY; this is encoded by the coding sequence ATGCAAATCTTGAAGTTGCGGTCGCCCGGGCGTCGGGTCCGCGGATTCACGCTGATCGAGCTGCTGGTCGTCATCTCCATCATCGCGGTGCTGATCGCGCTCTTATTGCCCGCGGTGCAGAGCGCCCGCGAGGCGGCCCGGCGGATGCAGTGCACCAACAATCTGAAGCAAATCGGGCTGGCGATGCACAACTATCACAGCTCGCAGGACGCGTTCCCGATCGGCCGGACCGGGCTCGGATTCTCCTATCCCAACTGCCCGAACGCGAACAGGCGCACCTGGGCCTTCTCGATCCTGCCGTACCTGGAGCAGGCGAATGTCTTCCAGACGATCAACTTCACCCTCAACTTCTACGAGTGGGAGAACGCCACCGTGATGAGGGTGAGGATCGGCGCCTTCAACTGCCCGTCCGACCCGGGGGCCACGATCACGCTGTCGGCGAGCACCCCGCAGACGATCCGCTCCAACGGCAACTACATGGTCAACTGGGGCAACACCAACTGGTATCAGGACATGGTCGTCTCGGGCGTCGCCACGAATCCGTTCTCGACCCCCGAGCAGCCCCTGCTCGTCCAGTATCAGGCCGCACCGTTCACCGCGAACAAGGCGAACGGGATCAGCTCGATGGTCGACGGCACGTCCAACACGGTGATGATGAGCGAGGTCATTTGCTGCCAGCCCAAGGGCGACCTGAACTCGGACACCGACCATCGCGGCGACATCTGGAACGACGACCAGAACTGCTCGGCCTTCAACACCTTCACCGCGCCCAACTCGTTGATTCCCGACTACGTGCCGGGCTATTGCGTGGGCAAGGACCTGAAGCCGAGCAACCCGCATTGCCTGAACAAGGACCCGGGCTACACCGCCGCCCGCAGCTATCACCCGGGCGGCGTGAGCACCCTGCTCTGCGACGGCAGCGTGCGGTTCATCAAGAGCACGATCTCCCTGCAAACCTGGCGTGCGATCGGCAGCATGTCGGGCGGCGAGACGGTCTCCTCCGATTCCTACTGA
- a CDS encoding prenyltransferase/squalene oxidase repeat-containing protein, whose protein sequence is MTRTSRLAAFALALCLSRLALADDPAPAPQATPPQVEQAVDRAIGYLQTESAAWMNTRKCASCHHAGMAFWALSEARRQGYSIDDKFLTEMTEATLGSPEKMIASGLASGPDTPPDPRPLGRAVNMGTVFLAVAARSLPSLEEGQKQSLKRIAAVIVEKQQADGSWEFFLSRPPMNENQATDAAWILMALQGETGPDAAESSRLALEKGAAWLAGAGLPENHQEKVLRLLLEARAGKPLDAMQPTIDGLLAMQRPDGGWSQTTQSKSDAFATGQTLYALALAGLTAERPEIRRAVDFLVATQAADGSWPMTSRSSPDGKTGGSAKLLTPITCGASSWAALGLSKIAPKTP, encoded by the coding sequence ATGACTCGCACATCCAGGCTCGCGGCCTTCGCCCTGGCCCTTTGCCTCTCAAGGCTCGCCCTCGCCGACGACCCCGCCCCGGCTCCCCAGGCAACCCCGCCGCAGGTCGAGCAGGCGGTCGACCGCGCCATCGGTTATCTGCAAACCGAGAGCGCCGCCTGGATGAACACTCGCAAATGCGCCTCCTGCCATCACGCGGGGATGGCCTTCTGGGCGCTCAGCGAGGCCAGGCGGCAGGGGTATTCGATCGACGACAAATTCCTGACCGAGATGACCGAGGCGACGCTGGGGAGCCCGGAGAAGATGATCGCCTCGGGGCTCGCGAGCGGCCCGGATACACCGCCCGACCCGCGACCGCTCGGCAGGGCCGTGAACATGGGCACGGTCTTCCTGGCCGTCGCCGCGCGGTCCTTGCCCTCGCTCGAAGAGGGGCAGAAACAAAGCCTGAAGCGGATCGCGGCCGTGATCGTCGAGAAGCAGCAGGCCGACGGCTCCTGGGAGTTCTTCCTCAGCCGGCCGCCGATGAACGAGAACCAGGCCACCGACGCCGCCTGGATCCTGATGGCCTTGCAGGGCGAGACGGGGCCAGACGCGGCGGAGTCGAGCCGCCTGGCACTCGAGAAAGGGGCCGCCTGGCTGGCCGGCGCCGGGCTGCCCGAAAACCATCAGGAGAAGGTCCTGAGGCTCTTGCTGGAGGCCCGCGCCGGCAAGCCCCTCGACGCGATGCAGCCCACCATCGACGGGCTGCTCGCCATGCAACGCCCCGACGGCGGCTGGAGCCAGACCACCCAGTCGAAGAGCGACGCCTTCGCCACCGGCCAGACCCTGTACGCCCTCGCGCTCGCCGGCCTCACGGCCGAACGCCCCGAGATCAGGCGCGCCGTCGACTTCCTGGTCGCCACCCAGGCGGCGGATGGGAGCTGGCCGATGACCTCGCGATCCTCGCCCGACGGCAAGACCGGCGGATCGGCGAAGCTACTGACCCCGATCACCTGCGGCGCCAGCTCATGGGCCGCCCTCGGCCTCTCGAAGATCGCGCCGAAGACGCCCTGA
- a CDS encoding DUF5946 family protein, producing the protein MSSEESAYHELCCYTLAHGALTFIHQHVVDAFAAQVADGHDKPIRLTFALVGLYLHVERGYSGRQVQLAHMALARRKRAWPVFPLPPDRGRITAADVLAVPEGPSRDEMIHEWCACVWGEFRASRQAVEDLLKESKVL; encoded by the coding sequence ATGTCATCCGAGGAGAGTGCCTACCACGAGTTGTGCTGCTACACCCTCGCCCACGGCGCCTTGACGTTCATCCACCAGCATGTCGTCGATGCGTTCGCCGCGCAGGTCGCCGATGGGCACGATAAGCCGATCCGATTAACCTTCGCGCTCGTCGGCCTCTACCTCCACGTGGAGCGGGGCTACTCTGGCAGGCAGGTCCAACTCGCGCACATGGCACTCGCGCGCCGGAAGCGGGCCTGGCCGGTCTTCCCGCTGCCCCCCGATCGCGGTCGGATCACCGCCGCCGATGTGCTCGCCGTGCCCGAGGGGCCGAGCCGGGACGAGATGATCCACGAGTGGTGCGCCTGCGTCTGGGGGGAGTTCCGCGCGAGCCGGCAGGCCGTGGAGGATCTCCTCAAGGAAAGCAAAGTCTTATGA
- a CDS encoding tetratricopeptide repeat protein — MKTTMRSLPAAFLAMAKAGMAYALATDPLIGKRVFTQFDADLMKGPRALDDEGRANTLIIPAKDQRGARVYRVKKAKSDWFLLQDESSGISGWVQRVSILPYDQAIDFYTEQIRISKISCHYGWRALVRIEMGEFDEAITDLNEAIRLDPEDVTAYHIRGLAWSETQDYDKAIVDLNEAIRLSPEDASVYIARGSAWVDKTDYEKAIADYNEAIRLDPEHVSAYQNRGLAWSETQDYDKAIVDFNQAIRLDPKSASTYLNRGLAYVGKLDYDKAIADYGQAIRLDPKMALAYSARGFARDAKREWDESIADYSVAIRLDPTSVLAYHNRGLVWAETQDYDKAIADFGEAIRLDPEDAAAYCARGSAWADTMDYEKAIADYDEAIRLDPGRAWHHSARAGLWAACPDEKLRDGTRAVESATRGCELSDWNDANPLSILAASYAEAGGFDKAVEWQERAIALNGDRDNKDIWVEHLGLYREEKPLRFGE; from the coding sequence ATGAAGACCACGATGAGGTCGCTCCCGGCCGCCTTTCTGGCGATGGCCAAAGCCGGAATGGCGTACGCCCTGGCGACCGATCCCTTGATCGGCAAGCGAGTCTTCACGCAATTCGACGCGGACCTCATGAAGGGCCCCAGGGCCTTGGACGACGAGGGCCGCGCGAACACCTTGATCATCCCCGCCAAGGATCAGCGAGGGGCTCGCGTCTATCGGGTCAAGAAAGCCAAGTCCGACTGGTTCTTGCTGCAGGATGAGAGCAGCGGGATCAGCGGCTGGGTGCAGCGCGTGTCCATCCTGCCCTATGACCAGGCCATCGATTTCTACACCGAACAAATTCGGATCAGTAAAATCTCTTGCCATTACGGATGGAGAGCGCTGGTTAGGATAGAAATGGGCGAGTTCGACGAGGCAATCACCGACCTTAACGAGGCGATCCGGCTCGATCCCGAGGATGTTACGGCCTATCACATCCGGGGCCTCGCATGGTCCGAGACGCAGGACTACGACAAGGCGATTGTCGACTTGAACGAGGCGATCCGGCTCAGTCCGGAGGATGCCTCGGTCTACATCGCTCGGGGTTCCGCCTGGGTTGACAAGACGGATTACGAGAAGGCGATCGCCGACTACAATGAGGCGATCCGGCTCGACCCCGAGCATGTTTCGGCTTACCAAAACCGGGGCCTCGCATGGTCCGAGACGCAGGACTACGACAAGGCGATTGTCGACTTTAACCAGGCGATCCGGCTCGACCCGAAGAGTGCCTCGACCTATCTAAACCGGGGCCTCGCCTATGTCGGCAAGCTGGATTACGACAAGGCGATCGCTGACTACGGCCAGGCCATCCGGCTCGACCCGAAAATGGCCTTGGCCTATAGCGCTCGGGGTTTCGCCCGCGACGCGAAGCGGGAATGGGACGAGTCGATCGCCGACTACAGCGTGGCGATCCGGCTCGATCCGACGAGTGTTTTGGCCTACCACAACCGGGGCCTCGTCTGGGCCGAGACGCAGGACTACGACAAGGCGATCGCCGACTTCGGTGAGGCAATCCGGCTCGATCCGGAGGATGCCGCAGCCTATTGCGCCCGGGGTTCCGCCTGGGCTGACACGATGGATTACGAGAAGGCGATCGCCGATTACGACGAGGCGATCCGGCTCGATCCCGGGAGGGCCTGGCATCACAGCGCTCGGGCCGGGTTGTGGGCCGCTTGCCCCGATGAGAAATTGCGGGACGGGACGCGGGCTGTCGAGTCGGCGACACGTGGCTGCGAGTTGAGCGATTGGAACGACGCGAATCCGCTCAGTATCCTAGCCGCGTCTTACGCCGAGGCCGGGGGATTCGACAAGGCGGTCGAGTGGCAGGAGAGGGCGATCGCGCTCAATGGGGATCGGGACAACAAGGACATATGGGTGGAACATCTCGGACTCTACCGGGAGGAGAAGCCGCTTCGGTTTGGCGAGTGA